A genomic segment from Polyangium mundeleinium encodes:
- a CDS encoding cytochrome P450 family protein yields the protein MPPLAPVDILAPAFKADPFPFYARLRAEAPVFRTKLEDRRTAYFITRYDDVVSVLKDPRFAKDRTAVLTPEQQAKQPWVPDFVKPLERNMLDVDEPDHRRLRNLVHQVFTPRMVEDMRARVQQIADDLLSKVASRGRMDLVRDYALPLPLTVIAELLGIPPEARPRFHRFSKALMETTSNVKMLLSLPHFYFMLRYLRGLIAEKRARPRDDLLSALARAEEEGSHLSENELLAMIILLTVAGHETTVNLIASGTLALLQHPRELERLRQDPTLLKSAIEELLRFTSPVEMATERYAREDVELAGVTIPRGELVLVVLASANRDASQFVDPDQLDLTRDPNRHVAFGQGIHYCLGAPLARLEGQIALATLLRTLPDLRLDAAPHTLRWRPTYIVRGLEALPVAF from the coding sequence ATGCCTCCCCTCGCGCCGGTCGACATCCTCGCCCCCGCATTCAAGGCGGATCCATTTCCCTTTTACGCCCGCCTCCGGGCCGAGGCGCCCGTCTTTCGCACGAAGCTCGAAGACCGGCGCACGGCCTACTTCATCACCCGGTACGACGATGTCGTGTCCGTCCTGAAAGATCCGCGCTTCGCCAAGGATCGCACGGCCGTCCTCACGCCGGAGCAACAGGCGAAGCAGCCGTGGGTCCCGGACTTCGTGAAGCCCCTCGAGCGCAACATGCTCGACGTCGACGAGCCCGATCACCGTCGCCTGCGCAACCTCGTTCACCAGGTATTCACCCCGCGCATGGTCGAGGACATGCGCGCGCGCGTGCAGCAAATCGCCGACGATCTCCTCTCGAAGGTCGCGTCGCGCGGCCGCATGGACCTCGTGCGTGATTATGCGCTCCCGCTCCCGCTCACCGTGATCGCCGAGCTCCTCGGCATCCCCCCCGAGGCCCGGCCGAGGTTCCATCGCTTCTCGAAGGCGCTGATGGAGACGACCTCGAACGTGAAGATGCTGCTCTCGCTCCCGCACTTCTACTTCATGCTGCGGTATCTCCGCGGGCTCATCGCCGAGAAACGCGCGCGGCCCCGGGACGATCTCCTGAGCGCCCTCGCGCGAGCCGAGGAGGAGGGCAGCCACCTCAGCGAGAACGAGCTGCTCGCGATGATCATCCTTTTGACCGTCGCCGGGCACGAGACCACGGTGAACCTCATTGCCTCCGGCACGCTCGCGTTGCTCCAGCACCCGCGCGAGCTCGAGCGCCTCCGGCAAGATCCCACGCTGCTCAAATCGGCGATCGAGGAGTTGCTCCGGTTCACGAGTCCCGTCGAGATGGCGACCGAGCGGTATGCCCGCGAGGACGTCGAGCTTGCCGGCGTCACGATTCCCCGCGGCGAGCTCGTGCTCGTGGTCCTCGCGTCCGCGAACCGCGACGCCTCCCAGTTCGTGGACCCGGACCAACTCGACCTCACGCGCGACCCGAACCGCCACGTCGCCTTCGGCCAGGGCATCCATTATTGCCTCGGCGCGCCGCTCGCGCGGCTCGAAGGCCAGATCGCGCTCGCCACGCTCCTGCGCACGCTGCCCGATCTCCGCCTCGACGCGGCCCCGCACACGCTGCGCTGGCGCCCCACGTACATCGTGCGCGGGCTCGAAGCGCTCCCCGTCGCGTTCTAG